In Zhaonella formicivorans, one DNA window encodes the following:
- a CDS encoding Fic family protein, with product MELYNKAVELWQSYKIASAADLDKYLDSFRILFAFHSGKIENEEITYHDTREIFENGRVVDYTGDVRALFEQQNQKLCYELLKEKIVKKEPLSIELVKEIHKVLTGGTYDERRYIENEERPGEFKKHDYVTGVHEVGSAAEDVENDLTELIAEVNAYEGKDVLKAAAYLHARFEYIHPFADGNGRVGRTLMNYYLMTRNHPPLIVYNEDKRVYYECLQKYDEAEDLNPLYEFFKYETEKTWEKALALAEGRKPERKGLSDFTQSM from the coding sequence TTGGAGCTATACAATAAGGCTGTTGAACTGTGGCAGTCATACAAAATTGCGTCTGCCGCTGATTTAGATAAATACCTTGACAGCTTCCGCATCCTGTTTGCGTTTCATTCCGGGAAGATAGAAAACGAGGAAATCACCTATCACGATACAAGGGAAATCTTTGAAAACGGCAGGGTTGTAGACTATACTGGAGACGTGCGCGCCCTGTTCGAGCAGCAAAATCAAAAGCTGTGCTATGAGTTATTGAAAGAAAAAATCGTGAAAAAAGAGCCTCTCAGCATAGAGTTGGTTAAGGAAATACACAAGGTTCTCACCGGCGGGACATACGATGAGCGCAGGTATATTGAAAATGAGGAACGGCCAGGCGAATTTAAAAAGCACGATTATGTAACCGGCGTCCATGAGGTGGGCTCCGCTGCGGAAGATGTTGAAAACGACCTGACGGAACTGATTGCCGAAGTCAACGCCTATGAGGGCAAAGATGTCTTAAAAGCCGCCGCCTATCTTCACGCCAGGTTTGAATACATCCATCCCTTCGCAGACGGCAACGGGCGTGTTGGCAGGACGCTGATGAATTACTATCTCATGACACGTAACCACCCGCCTCTAATCGTCTATAACGAGGATAAGCGGGTTTATTACGAGTGCCTGCAAAAGTATGATGAAGCCGAGGATTTAAATCCTCTCTATGAGTTTTTCAAGTATGAAACGGAAAAAACATGGGAAAAGGCGCTGGCTCTTGCCGAAGGCAGGAAGCCGGAACGCAAAGGTTTGTCAGATTTTACCCAGAGTATGTAG
- a CDS encoding DUF6103 family protein: MRETELKIMFPTEKLDALRFFMGKKELTVEQELKDYLDKTYEKVVPAHVREYVESRLDQASPQEETPEQRAQEQQPEPQRERQSRQTRRQREQAVA, from the coding sequence ATGAGAGAAACCGAACTGAAAATAATGTTCCCTACGGAGAAGCTGGATGCACTCCGTTTTTTTATGGGCAAAAAGGAGCTGACTGTTGAGCAGGAGCTGAAGGACTACCTTGATAAAACCTATGAAAAAGTTGTTCCGGCACACGTCCGAGAATATGTGGAAAGCAGGCTTGACCAAGCATCGCCGCAGGAGGAAACGCCTGAACAGAGAGCTCAGGAGCAGCAGCCGGAGCCACAGAGGGAACGCCAGTCAAGGCAAACCCGCCGCCAGCGTGAGCAGGCGGTGGCTTAA
- a CDS encoding DUF6103 family protein: MKQATLQIKFDEEKLNAIKQYMGKKDADLQTELDDVMQKLYEKHVPAPVREYIESRDSRVQEKPKRYACISYLQPACKDWNEDYN, translated from the coding sequence ATGAAACAAGCAACCCTGCAAATTAAATTTGATGAAGAAAAGTTGAATGCTATCAAGCAGTACATGGGCAAAAAGGATGCCGACCTTCAGACGGAGCTGGACGATGTGATGCAAAAGCTCTATGAAAAGCATGTCCCCGCACCAGTTCGTGAGTACATTGAAAGCCGGGATTCCAGGGTGCAGGAAAAGCCGAAAAGATACGCCTGCATTTCATATTTACAGCCCGCATGCAAGGATTGGAATGAGGACTACAACTGA
- a CDS encoding helix-turn-helix domain-containing protein, translating to MGYFESLYASELPHRAVAVYMYLRDRADRDGKCYPAIGTIAAELKLSRSTVKRAIADLEKSGYLRKEQRWRENGGKSSNMYFLKSGMG from the coding sequence ATGGGCTATTTTGAATCGCTTTATGCATCAGAGCTTCCCCATAGGGCTGTAGCCGTCTACATGTACCTTCGTGACAGGGCCGACAGGGACGGCAAATGCTATCCGGCGATCGGTACCATCGCCGCGGAACTGAAGCTGTCACGGAGCACTGTAAAAAGAGCCATCGCGGACCTTGAAAAGAGCGGTTATCTTCGCAAAGAGCAGAGGTGGCGTGAGAACGGGGGCAAGAGCAGCAACATGTATTTTTTAAAATCAGGGATGGGGTAA
- a CDS encoding JAB domain-containing protein, whose amino-acid sequence MCSFIVSVGWIVLEHPHIMEPNEKQLEKIGLLNEFIASYNLLKIYESEKKITLNSSTVSGQYFLALLGGMKDKERFMVAFLDNGNNLIETKTMSEGSVGQAVVYPREVLKYAIACDCRAIILAHNHPGGSTNFSPEDKALTQRFVDIFHPLEIKVLDHIVVGGTRYSSMAEQGEIPHQCVSKANYEVIALSESAVEENQDSCQYTHSF is encoded by the coding sequence GTGTGCAGCTTTATTGTCTCTGTTGGTTGGATTGTCTTGGAACACCCTCATATCATGGAACCAAATGAAAAACAGCTTGAAAAGATAGGGCTGCTCAATGAATTCATAGCTTCTTATAACCTCCTGAAAATCTACGAAAGTGAGAAGAAGATTACGCTTAATTCATCAACCGTATCTGGTCAGTATTTTTTGGCTCTTTTAGGTGGAATGAAGGATAAAGAAAGGTTCATGGTTGCATTTCTGGATAACGGTAATAACCTGATTGAAACAAAGACCATGTCTGAAGGAAGTGTCGGACAAGCAGTTGTTTATCCCAGAGAGGTATTGAAATATGCTATTGCCTGTGATTGCAGGGCAATAATCTTGGCCCATAATCATCCCGGCGGCTCCACAAATTTTTCTCCGGAAGATAAAGCATTGACACAGAGATTTGTTGATATTTTTCATCCTCTTGAAATCAAAGTTTTAGACCATATTGTTGTAGGCGGAACACGCTATTCTTCCATGGCGGAACAAGGAGAAATTCCTCATCAGTGTGTAAGTAAAGCAAATTATGAAGTGATTGCATTAAGTGAATCGGCGGTGGAAGAAAACCAGGATAGTTGTCAGTATACTCATTCATTTTAG
- a CDS encoding SH3 domain-containing protein, which translates to MSKNKLEKPFRTMNRYMEQMDRISSLTAIASRLNIATMFETPISRLLQQQDYIANLFKSTEFTSAFSYAEKMDKLFPRIEKLVLPNAAVFSEVQRALDIVNTPAIREAILYANRIEGIMPKRLGSMFENSIAILERINFNNSRLSSIIDSLNTYQNLFQNIINTTAYNNLLGNLFPEDEYSQIFNNFDSEIDEVSLTSIEEEELANDITEIYSSPNWQQRLNAAIIKWQEKNPIVMRVLQAIVTIITIISAIVTIAGFVHQATVVSDKAAIRKEPSKAAPIVYTVTKNEIVTIISEERYWYQVEYVTLKDEDEDKKIVYKGYIAKRTTEKTIETKSIGTAEDDGLE; encoded by the coding sequence ATGTCAAAAAATAAGTTAGAAAAGCCGTTCAGGACGATGAATAGATATATGGAACAAATGGATAGAATCAGTAGCCTGACAGCAATAGCATCAAGGCTTAATATAGCAACCATGTTTGAGACGCCTATTAGTCGGTTGCTACAACAGCAAGACTATATTGCCAATCTTTTTAAAAGCACAGAATTTACTTCTGCATTTTCATATGCAGAGAAAATGGACAAACTCTTTCCGCGTATTGAAAAGCTTGTATTGCCTAATGCTGCGGTTTTTTCTGAAGTACAAAGAGCTTTAGATATTGTCAATACGCCTGCAATCAGAGAGGCAATTCTTTATGCAAATAGGATTGAAGGTATTATGCCTAAGCGTTTAGGCAGTATGTTTGAGAATTCTATAGCAATCCTTGAGAGGATTAATTTTAATAACAGCAGGCTGTCGTCCATTATAGATTCATTAAATACTTATCAAAACCTTTTCCAAAACATAATAAATACCACTGCTTATAACAATTTGTTAGGGAACTTATTTCCTGAAGACGAGTATTCTCAGATATTCAACAATTTTGATAGTGAAATTGACGAGGTATCTTTAACCTCTATCGAAGAGGAAGAGCTTGCAAATGATATTACAGAGATTTATTCTTCTCCAAACTGGCAGCAACGGCTAAATGCAGCAATAATAAAATGGCAGGAAAAAAATCCTATAGTTATGCGGGTTTTACAAGCAATTGTTACGATAATTACCATAATAAGTGCAATAGTGACGATAGCCGGTTTTGTGCATCAGGCTACCGTCGTTTCAGATAAAGCAGCAATAAGAAAAGAACCTTCTAAAGCAGCTCCAATAGTATATACCGTTACAAAAAATGAAATCGTCACTATAATTAGCGAAGAACGGTACTGGTACCAGGTCGAATATGTGACTCTAAAAGATGAGGATGAAGATAAAAAAATTGTCTACAAGGGATATATTGCTAAACGGACAACAGAAAAAACTATTGAAACCAAGTCTATCGGCACTGCTGAAGATGATGGTTTGGAATAA
- a CDS encoding helix-turn-helix domain-containing protein, giving the protein MEYITAKEAAEKWGISQRRVQVLCEQGRVDGAKRFGWVWAIPKDAPKPADARFKREETRTNEKKIDARTGGVRQ; this is encoded by the coding sequence ATGGAATATATTACTGCGAAAGAAGCTGCTGAAAAATGGGGCATATCCCAACGGCGGGTGCAGGTTCTGTGTGAACAGGGCAGAGTTGATGGAGCCAAGCGCTTTGGCTGGGTATGGGCAATTCCTAAAGATGCCCCAAAACCAGCAGATGCAAGGTTTAAAAGAGAAGAAACCAGGACTAATGAAAAGAAGATAGATGCTAGGACAGGAGGGGTTAGGCAATGA
- a CDS encoding plasmid pRiA4b ORF-3 family protein: MKAYQIKIELIDSEPLIWRRVVIPADVTFRRRFSGFSFLKKLKTRHAIYNFNRITGSTFRALPIINSHFSAPLCYDKLITLHITNLV; the protein is encoded by the coding sequence ATGAAAGCCTATCAAATAAAAATCGAATTGATTGATTCCGAACCGCTAATATGGAGAAGGGTAGTTATCCCGGCGGATGTTACCTTCAGACGCCGCTTTTCCGGCTTCAGCTTCCTGAAAAAGCTTAAAACTCGGCATGCCATATACAATTTTAACCGAATTACAGGATCCACATTTAGGGCACTTCCTATAATTAACAGCCACTTTTCCGCACCTCTTTGCTACGATAAACTCATCACGCTCCACATTACAAACCTCGTTTAG
- a CDS encoding plasmid pRiA4b ORF-3 family protein, which translates to MQFSMGWRDYHLYEFEFPQEKLRITNDEESYEEFKFYSAKYKSKKPTNNEDPHGIIARIIETTIRQPQTIKIDK; encoded by the coding sequence ATACAATTTTCAATGGGTTGGCGGGATTATCATCTTTATGAATTTGAGTTTCCGCAGGAGAAACTCAGAATTACAAATGACGAAGAATCCTATGAGGAATTCAAATTTTATTCTGCCAAGTATAAAAGCAAGAAGCCAACTAATAACGAAGATCCTCATGGCATTATAGCCAGGATAATTGAAACAACCATCAGGCAGCCTCAAACGATCAAAATTGACAAGTAA
- a CDS encoding plasmid pRiA4b ORF-3 family protein: MELEKTIEDYEFGYPTILAGEGACPPEDVGGLGGYKEFLEAWNDPKHPEHESMRQWGEGQHYREFDIDFRNDLFKTCLKIKKVK, encoded by the coding sequence ATTGAACTGGAAAAAACCATAGAAGATTATGAGTTTGGTTACCCTACAATACTTGCGGGCGAGGGCGCTTGTCCGCCGGAAGATGTAGGTGGCCTTGGCGGTTATAAAGAATTCCTTGAAGCATGGAATGACCCTAAGCACCCGGAACATGAATCAATGCGGCAATGGGGAGAAGGCCAGCATTACAGAGAATTTGACATTGACTTTAGGAATGATTTGTTCAAGACATGCTTGAAAATCAAAAAAGTAAAGTAG
- a CDS encoding Csac_0668 family 2Fe-2S cluster-binding (seleno)protein has translation MVKGNITCSYGCCSQDLAQNRGNCPVCNNKGEAVGKVTVEHLVTDDNRKAVEGDQYRICLNEECDVVYYNVDNGVKFLKNQIKVPIWFKKDANPKYACYCSKVTEEQVIEAVLKHGAKTVQEVNVITGAMKNSNCKENNPMGVCCHKIIQEAINKGLAMK, from the coding sequence ATGGTAAAAGGCAATATTACATGCAGCTACGGATGCTGTTCGCAGGATTTGGCTCAAAACAGGGGGAATTGCCCTGTCTGCAATAATAAAGGTGAAGCAGTAGGAAAGGTTACCGTTGAGCATTTAGTGACCGATGACAATCGAAAAGCCGTAGAGGGAGACCAATATAGGATCTGTTTAAATGAGGAATGTGATGTTGTCTACTATAACGTAGATAACGGCGTAAAATTCCTGAAGAATCAAATTAAAGTTCCTATCTGGTTTAAGAAAGATGCGAACCCCAAATACGCGTGCTACTGCAGCAAAGTTACAGAAGAACAAGTTATAGAGGCCGTACTTAAGCATGGAGCGAAAACGGTACAAGAAGTGAATGTTATTACCGGTGCAATGAAAAATTCCAATTGCAAAGAGAATAATCCAATGGGCGTTTGCTGCCATAAGATCATTCAGGAAGCAATAAATAAAGGATTAGCAATGAAATGA
- a CDS encoding iron-containing alcohol dehydrogenase codes for MLNFNFYNPTHIIFGKSRLEELNKHIPADATVLITYGGGSAKRSGLIDKVKTVLGNRKVHEFGGIEPNPRYETLVRAVETVREKNIDFLLAVGGGSVIDGTKFIALASFYKGDSRDLLKYGFTPITSEIVGEVVPIGTVLTLPATGSEANSGAVISYEHGKFPVMSPLVFPKFSILDPTITFTLPRIQVANGVIDAFVHVTEQYITYPVDAKVQDRMAEGILQTLIEIGETTVNEPENYDARANHMWCATLALQGLVGAGVPQDWSVHMIGHELTALFGIDHGQTLAIVLPSLLQVRREQKRAKLLQYAERVWHIESGSEEEKIDLAIRKTREFFESLGVKTRLSQYGVGADKIPVIIEQLKAHGWTALSETQDLTLDISQKILERAL; via the coding sequence ATGCTAAACTTTAATTTTTACAATCCAACACATATTATTTTTGGTAAGAGTAGACTAGAGGAACTAAACAAGCATATTCCAGCTGATGCTACTGTTTTAATAACCTATGGAGGCGGCAGCGCCAAAAGGAGTGGCCTTATCGACAAGGTTAAAACCGTACTTGGGAACAGAAAAGTTCATGAGTTCGGCGGTATTGAGCCGAATCCCCGTTACGAAACATTAGTAAGGGCCGTAGAAACTGTACGGGAAAAAAATATTGATTTCTTGCTTGCCGTCGGCGGAGGGTCTGTTATTGACGGAACTAAATTTATAGCACTTGCTTCTTTTTACAAAGGTGATTCTCGTGATCTGCTGAAGTACGGCTTTACTCCTATTACTTCTGAGATAGTGGGTGAAGTAGTTCCAATTGGAACAGTTCTTACATTACCAGCTACTGGTTCTGAAGCAAACAGCGGAGCTGTAATAAGCTATGAACATGGAAAATTTCCTGTTATGAGCCCATTAGTTTTTCCTAAGTTTTCAATATTAGATCCGACCATTACTTTTACGCTTCCCAGGATTCAGGTTGCAAATGGAGTGATTGACGCATTTGTGCATGTAACTGAGCAATATATTACATATCCTGTTGATGCCAAGGTGCAAGATAGAATGGCTGAGGGAATATTACAAACATTGATTGAAATAGGTGAAACTACAGTTAATGAACCCGAAAATTATGATGCCCGGGCAAATCATATGTGGTGTGCTACGCTTGCATTACAAGGCTTAGTAGGTGCTGGCGTTCCGCAGGATTGGTCGGTTCATATGATTGGACATGAACTCACAGCGTTATTTGGTATTGATCATGGACAGACTTTGGCGATTGTATTGCCATCATTACTTCAGGTTAGACGCGAACAAAAACGTGCAAAACTTCTGCAATATGCAGAACGTGTATGGCATATAGAGAGTGGCAGCGAAGAGGAAAAGATAGACTTGGCAATCCGGAAAACCAGAGAATTCTTTGAAAGCCTTGGTGTAAAAACTCGTCTGTCCCAATATGGAGTTGGAGCTGATAAAATACCGGTTATTATTGAACAGCTGAAGGCTCATGGGTGGACAGCACTCTCGGAAACTCAGGATCTTACATTGGATATAAGCCAAAAGATTCTTGAGAGAGCACTGTGA
- a CDS encoding cupin domain-containing protein, with protein sequence MDRPNNLSESVIFPKGEKITNDYFIGTAWLEMLVSNDSIFNCPIYNVTFEPGARNNWHKHPGGQILLVTGGKGYYQEEGKPVQVIKEGDVVKIQPNVKHWHGATPDSWFVHVGISTNPQKGDAEWLEPVTDEEYSNLK encoded by the coding sequence GTGGATAGACCAAATAATTTAAGTGAAAGTGTAATTTTCCCGAAAGGTGAAAAAATTACGAATGACTATTTCATAGGTACAGCATGGCTGGAAATGCTGGTTTCTAATGACAGCATTTTTAATTGCCCAATCTATAATGTAACTTTTGAGCCTGGTGCAAGAAACAATTGGCATAAACATCCGGGCGGACAGATTCTGCTTGTTACGGGAGGAAAAGGATATTATCAGGAAGAAGGCAAGCCTGTACAGGTAATCAAGGAAGGCGACGTTGTAAAAATTCAACCAAATGTGAAACATTGGCATGGTGCTACGCCAGATAGTTGGTTTGTGCATGTCGGAATAAGCACTAATCCTCAAAAAGGGGATGCCGAATGGCTGGAACCCGTAACGGATGAAGAGTATAGCAATTTAAAATAA
- a CDS encoding IS1634 family transposase, which translates to MYLKISMSNGKPYLSFVQGYRQNGKVKQKTVEKLGYLEDLEKKYSDPIAHFKQVAKERSKSETCQKTLELNLSAKLPDQAALRKNLGYVVPKSVYSLLGLREYFQKKQRFLNVDYNLNSIFSLLIFNRFLFPSSKKNAFETKNFFFESFDFSLADIYRALDYFAAYSNEIQRHLHSRVCDLIGRNNQLGYYDVTNYYFEIPYEDEDEYDEDGNMIKKGQKKRGPSKEHRKDPIIQMGLLMDSNGIPIAFNTFSGGESEKLSLLPTIRRVKKDFALERIIVVADRGLNTSDNTAFLSGKNHDDMAGNDGYVYGQSVLGADKQFKEWVLNQEDYLIDTEEDKDGNTVSFKHKSRIYAKKIQLKGTDGKRDRTMEIYQKQMVYYSEKYALKQKKDRDKAIAKAKELIANPGKYTRATSIGAAGYVNNIKFSKETGEIPDGLILSLNEAKIKEEEKYDGYYSIVTSEKHLSDTEIRDIYKGLWEIEESFKIIKSEFKARPVYVKKDEHVEAHFLVCFVALVIMRVLEQMLEKKHTVKQIRNSLISYSCSYLEQNYYLFDYRDDVIKSIESVFGFDLSKKIMSQAEIKKILQYKK; encoded by the coding sequence ATGTATCTAAAGATAAGCATGAGTAATGGTAAACCCTATTTGTCTTTTGTCCAAGGTTACAGACAGAATGGAAAGGTAAAACAAAAAACTGTTGAGAAACTTGGCTATCTAGAAGATCTGGAAAAGAAATATTCTGATCCTATCGCTCATTTCAAGCAGGTCGCAAAGGAACGTTCCAAGAGTGAAACTTGTCAGAAAACATTAGAACTTAACCTGTCAGCCAAGCTGCCGGATCAAGCAGCATTGCGCAAAAATCTTGGTTATGTTGTGCCAAAGTCAGTGTACTCCCTACTTGGTCTTAGGGAATATTTTCAGAAAAAGCAAAGGTTTTTGAACGTGGATTACAACCTAAACAGTATATTCAGCCTGCTTATTTTTAATCGCTTTTTATTTCCTTCATCAAAAAAGAACGCCTTTGAAACCAAAAATTTCTTCTTTGAATCCTTTGACTTTTCATTGGCTGACATTTACCGCGCCCTGGATTACTTTGCCGCATATTCAAACGAAATCCAACGGCATCTTCATAGCCGGGTATGCGACCTTATAGGAAGAAATAACCAACTTGGATACTATGATGTCACCAATTACTACTTTGAGATCCCCTATGAGGATGAAGATGAATACGATGAAGACGGGAACATGATTAAAAAGGGGCAAAAAAAGCGTGGTCCATCCAAAGAGCACCGTAAAGATCCAATTATTCAGATGGGACTCCTTATGGATTCAAATGGAATCCCCATAGCCTTCAATACTTTTTCCGGTGGTGAAAGTGAAAAGCTCTCTCTCCTTCCAACAATTCGCCGTGTAAAGAAAGATTTTGCCTTGGAACGTATTATCGTTGTGGCAGACAGGGGACTCAACACTAGTGATAATACTGCATTTCTTTCTGGAAAGAACCATGATGACATGGCAGGGAATGACGGTTATGTTTATGGACAGAGTGTTCTCGGTGCTGACAAACAATTCAAAGAATGGGTATTAAATCAGGAAGATTACTTAATTGACACAGAAGAAGATAAGGATGGAAATACCGTCTCTTTTAAGCACAAATCCCGGATTTATGCAAAAAAAATCCAATTAAAGGGGACGGATGGTAAACGTGACCGAACAATGGAAATATATCAGAAACAGATGGTTTACTATTCCGAAAAATACGCCTTAAAACAGAAAAAAGATAGGGATAAGGCTATTGCCAAGGCAAAAGAGCTGATTGCCAATCCCGGCAAATATACAAGAGCTACCAGCATTGGAGCCGCCGGCTATGTAAACAATATCAAATTTTCAAAAGAAACAGGCGAAATACCTGACGGACTCATTCTTTCCCTGAACGAAGCAAAGATTAAGGAAGAAGAAAAATATGACGGATACTATTCCATTGTTACTAGTGAAAAACATTTATCTGATACAGAAATTCGGGATATTTACAAGGGGCTTTGGGAAATCGAGGAATCCTTCAAAATAATCAAGAGTGAATTCAAGGCAAGACCTGTGTATGTTAAAAAAGATGAACATGTAGAAGCACATTTTCTGGTATGTTTTGTAGCACTTGTAATCATGAGGGTTCTTGAACAGATGTTAGAGAAAAAACATACTGTGAAGCAGATTCGTAATTCCTTGATTAGCTATTCCTGCTCCTATTTGGAACAAAATTATTATCTGTTTGATTATCGAGATGATGTAATAAAATCCATTGAGTCTGTCTTTGGTTTTGACTTAAGTAAAAAAATTATGTCTCAAGCCGAGATCAAAAAAATTTTGCAATACAAAAAATAA
- a CDS encoding MerR family transcriptional regulator, with protein MTIAEVSEKFDIPQDTLRYYERIGLIPRVNRNKSGIRDYTEEDCKWVEFIKCMRSAGLPIEVLIEYVTLFQQGDATIEARKELLIEQRKQLIARMEDMQKTLERLNYKIAVYEQVVVEKEKELKRSEN; from the coding sequence ATGACGATTGCAGAAGTAAGTGAAAAATTTGATATTCCACAGGATACACTTCGCTATTATGAACGCATCGGATTGATTCCTCGTGTGAACCGCAATAAAAGCGGAATCAGGGACTATACGGAAGAAGATTGTAAGTGGGTTGAATTTATCAAATGTATGCGGAGTGCAGGTCTTCCGATTGAAGTATTGATTGAGTATGTTACACTGTTCCAACAAGGTGATGCGACCATTGAGGCCAGAAAAGAACTTTTAATCGAGCAGCGTAAGCAGTTAATTGCAAGAATGGAAGATATGCAGAAAACACTGGAACGCCTGAATTATAAAATTGCAGTATATGAACAGGTGGTAGTTGAAAAAGAAAAAGAGCTAAAGAGATCGGAGAATTAA